The Neodiprion lecontei isolate iyNeoLeco1 chromosome 2, iyNeoLeco1.1, whole genome shotgun sequence genome segment ACACTGTGAGTGTGACATCGAAGTTTTTCAGAAAGTTCTCGAACTTTGTAGAATTCTCATAAAACGCTGAGTCAGgaaatatgaaagaaaaagctTGCTGCTTGAAAAAGTAAATATCTCGGACTACTGTCCGAGCAAGCTAACCTCATTTTACGCATTGTTTCTCTCATGAGTGAAACAATTTCGAACTTCTATAAagttttcgacgaattttcatctaaTCGTCGTTTAACCTTGAACAGAATACTACAGGTATACTTCACAACCTGTTGTATAAGCTACAAGCTGAAAAAAGTATTGGAAAAGCTCCATTGAGTCATCGACAAAAAATGACTGGCCTTGCAGAGCTCACTAGATAAATTTACAAGATTACATTTTCTGTCAAAAAGAACCTTTAAGGAATTCAATGCTATGGCTGAAAATTAATTGGCTTTTAGAATTTATTAAAAAGGAGTCGTTAATTCTTACCGACTGTGGCATTGAGGAGCGTCGGGAAGTGAACGCAAACGCCACCTGAGCTGTCTCAAAAGCGTCACCTGATCAAGATCACGACCAAAATATTCGATGTAATCCTGAACCCATTTAAAAACTGACCTTGAGAACCCAGTTTCCAGACGCCACTTCGTCACCAGTGCTCAAATACCCGAATGGCCCCAACGGTTGTTGAAAGTAACAAGGAGCACGTCTTCGTCAAGCACATATTTTGGGCCGTATCGCATTGAAGAAGCACTTCTTTCAATGAATCTTCCGCCGTGAGTGAACATTATAACCAGAAGTAGTGGTGATCTTTTTCCATTTGGAAGCTGAAGTGCGTtgtcaaagaaattttcattggcGCTGTTTCAATTGTGAAAATTCCTGCTGCCTACAATTTAGAATTCGCAAATTTTTGCTGTTGTAGTTAAGTACCATAATCTTTACCATCTCCAATCACCACAGGTGGATTCACCAACCTTGAAATCTGATGTACATCATTCATCTtatgaaatctttgaaatctcTGAAATCCTTTTAAATCTCGTGAGATTTTGAAATCGAATGTACACACGAACTGATAAGTGGCTAACTCCTCACTGTGAAATAACTTTATCAACGAAGTGAGCCGGTCCAACATTTTGTCGGAAATAATAAGTcatacagaaatattttcccCTGCAGATTTCCTGCAAAAGTTCGGATCTGAAAGtctcattttttgaaaaaacgaagTTGACATTATTTCTCGCAGTTCATCAATAACCTGCGGCGTGCACACATTCAAATACAGGCAGTCCTCATCTCCCACGATTAGATCACCTGATGCCCGAAGGCAGCCACTTGCATCGTCACTTGCATCGTCACTTGCATTTCGAATTCCTTTCCATCTGTCGGCTGTCACTGGATTTGCAAATCTCTAATGCGAGTTGGGCAGAAGTAAGAATATCGTGAAATTGCGTGCGCGTCAGCAGTGTAGAAATTTGGCAATATAGCATTTTAAGGACCGACAGATCGATTCAAAATTGTGTCAAAACAAACACATGAGGTAGAAAAAGTTTAATCGTAGCTAATGAAATTGAATCTACTTAAAAAATGCTCGGCCATACTTAAGTTTAATGAACAACTATTTCAGACAACATTGTTAAACATAAAAATACTCAAtgttgaaattataatttggaCAGTTATACTCGGTTTATACCATACATACTTTCAGCATACAGGTATACTATTCTTCCTCCTTTTTCTAAACCTGATATCAAGTggtctattttttcttttacgtaGATTTCTGCGACTGCCACACTTTAACGTGGTCTTCAAACTGTCCCAGAACTGCACTCGTTCTTTGAAGAAGGAATGTTCCAGATTGAGTTCGACACTGGATACATTTCCGATCCGTAGGTAATTGTGCTCCTTCAAATACGGCATCCATATTGTAGTACGGTCGGAAGTTGAAACCGAAGGTGTTCtgatggtaaaatttttggtcaagAATACACGTGGCTGACATTGACAGGTTAATTGAAATACCGAATAACCATGTCAAACTCACCCATTAATAGCAAAAGACGTCCACAACTCCACCATAATGTCCACCATTTGATAATCCATTATGCTCATGGTTTTATTAATACCCGAGAATTTTGCTTCCGATGGAAAAAGATATATCAAATCATCGGAGTGTGCCGTGCCATAGTTAGCTGTAGAATCCGTTTCTAAGTAAGAGTTACTGAAAGTACCGCGATAGTTGAAAATGTACAGATATTGTGGATTCACAGCTAGTTCAAGCTGTTTCTGGAATGCTTCGTAAACCgggtagtaaaaaaaatcgtcactcACGAGTCTGGTAAGATTCTCAAGTAGCTGCAAATAAGATGTGAACGTGAAGCAATTATACTAGTCAAacgattttatttgaaatttcttgttACCTACCACGTTATTACTGATTGTCAAATTGTCGTTGAAGTAGTACAATTTGACAGCTTCGATAAAATCAGCAACAACATCTGGAGCATAAGACGACATTAGGAAAACAGGCAGTAGAGTGTCAAAATTTTCCAGAAAATCACTCAGCAGTACGTCGTCGACATAAAACTCTGATGTAATGTTAAAATAAAAGCAGATTAAAAACGATTGAACTTCAAAGCTTTAACCAAAAAGTAATTTACAGTAACGTCAGACTGTAAGCATTTCCATGGCTACGAAAGCAATAGCCTGGCAGACCATATTCAGAATACTTGCATGTCCTTACTTGCAGTTTCTAGTAGCCCGTCATTCCGTGTCATACCAGAAATCCAAGGTAAATCACGGATGTGACCAGCACTTATCAAATTAGCTGGACTGGCAGTAAGCACAGCGCCTTCCATATCCAGCTCATCGGTTGGAGTCCATACGGAAAAAGGATATGATTCCCATACGTGAAACTTCGGATATGCGGCTATAATATCCGAGATATTTACTGTCCGTAAACAGTTGATCAAAGAATCTGACGTCCCGTTGTAACAGCCGACATATTCCCCAAGTTTGAATGCATGCCTCGCACAAGTAGCTCTGGGCAAGTAAGCCAATGAAGAAAGTGCCGGTCCACTTTGTGTTATGTATCGATGAAAGAGTCCTGTTGGCgtagaaaattgatttcttgCCATTCTGAGCAGATCTTTATCAGTCGTGTCAGTTACACTCCATGCAAACGAGTTACTAGAATGATTACCTTCAAGTGTATTTGTCTAACAATGAATTTGCCAATCACATACACCTTTGAAATCGATTGATAACGCCATGTTTgtcgtaaatgaaaaatgtattcactGCTATGACTGAATGAACACTCGCAATGAGATTAGCTTCACCTTATctaactataaactataaaaattgGTATTCATACCAATCGTGACATTTGTCAGCGACAAGAGGTGAATAGAAGCACCGCCTGCACTTTGTCCGAACAAAGTCACTTGATCAGGATCACCACCAAAATGTGCGATATTGTCCTGAACCCACTTTAAGGCTAAGATTTGGTCTTTTAGTCCCCAATTTCCAGACGCCACCTCGTCGCCAGTGCTCAAAAATCCCAATGGTCCTAGGCGATAATTGAATACGACAAGAACCACATCCTTGTCAAGAATGTACTCTGGACCATACGACGTGGGAAGAAAGCTTCCTGAGACGTAGCCTCCACCATAGACGAACACCATAACCGGAAAGAGTGTCGACTTCGGGCATTCGTGAACCTTAATGTGTGGATCACACGATGAAAGCATTTCCTATGGAcacaaaagattttttttcaatgaagtACCGAATCCCAAACAGCTACAATGTTCTGACGTATCATCCTACAGTACAAGGTaacgtgattttgaaaaaataattacgtgtGGAGTATACACGTTTATATACAGGCAGTCCTCATCTCCTACAATTTCATCATATTGGGCTTGTGGGCAAATATTTCCATCAATACTAGCGTCTCGAGTTCCGTTCCAACTCTCTGCTGCAACAGGAGCTGTAAATCTGTAATTCGATTGGATTGGtgaaaataacaagaaaatgGTTATCAGTCTTCCTTTTTCAGAAACCACAGTTTCATTATTGAAGTCTACAAATAAGTTCGAGGCTTCGAAACAATTCGATTTCTGTAGTCGCCAAAAATTCTGGTTTCAAAAGTTACGCATGTGCAATCAGCACTGTGTAATAGTATAATTTAGGATAACAACCACACTTGCTGGGGAATCTTTCTGTCATGAAAGTGCAGTGAAACTTTTACTTCAGACGTTAACATCGATTGCAGGTACTGCATGTTTTTAGCTATAAACTGAGGCATTTGATGAATATGCTTTGAATTTACGTTGCACAAACCTAAGATCCCCTTTCGGCGGTCGCCCATAAGGAATTCCGAGAAACGCTGATACATTTCGACCATAGCGAGTAGTGAGTGTTTTTCCTCGCAGGATTCCCTGGGAGATTGTCACTTCAggacgattatttttccccgTCAAAGCACAGCTCGAAGCAAAGAAAATTGCCACGAATAAAACCAGGACGAGATCTTCTTTCTGGCAGCCCAAAAACATCGTCTTCTCGTGTTCTACTTCAAGGTCAGCACATTTGAATCTGATATAAAGCGAAGGAGCGCGGTGCGCGTCAGTTCACCTCATAATCAAAGTTCCGTGGACTTGACATATCAAATTCAGACTTAATAATACTTTTCAACCATCCACATATATTCGAACATCCTAGAATTATAGGGAAGTCGGTAACTTTGAAGACCCAAAACGTGGTTGCTCCGTTTGGAAAGAATAATCCGTCATTGAATTTTCGGTAGCAAAGTTCTCAGAAATGTAAAACAACAtttcatatgtatattatggcGACATTGAAGTGGAGTTTAAAGTAGCACAGAAGTGCATTCGATCTTTGAACAAGGAATATTTGACCTGGAGTGTGATATCAGATTGGTTTCCTATGCGAAGGTAATTTTCATCCGTTGTTTAAGGCCTCCACATAGATCCATCATCGTGATGCAAAGTAAAGCTTTCAAACACAATGAAAATCAAGGTTTTTTGAACACAAAACGCTAACCAGGTATGTGCAGTTATTGCAATATCCCATGACACTAGAAAGCAGACTgctataaattaaaaaaaccccgtaagaaaaataaaactgctgAAAGTGataacaaaacaaatcaaGTTCTTTTGGGTATGTCTCTAATATCTGAAGATTCGAAATATTAAATGGAAAACATCTGGTATATTGATTCTGGCGCTACCGACCATATGTGTAGTCATTGAAACTGGTTTGACGAATTTAAAGCTTTCCAGTTCCCAAGGTTGATAAACAGGATGACGGGTCCATAATATTGCACAAGACAAGCTACACCAATCGCCTCTTTGAATAGATTCAATATGAAGGATGTAAATCCAGTTTTCCGGTTGACAAGAATCATGAGTTAAATCGACAATGACACGAAGATAAGCAGGATGATCAGATctaaaaattacataaatggACGAAAGAGTAAAATAAAGCCTCCTGTATTTCACACTGAGCTAAGCCAGCTGGCAACGGAAAGGCGTGATCTGCTCATCCCGGGCCACTCGGCAGACGAAATGAACACAAGGGTTGAGGAGCTATTGCAATTTGAAATCAAGGTCACGTGTAAAATCACAGAAGACCTCTGTGTGCACCTACGCAACGAACGAACAACAAGTGGTGAGAAACTGAGTGCTGCCTGACAGTAAAAGGAACCTGGTTCGAGATGGCATTAACCTGGGCCACCGAGGAAAAGTTGCTATTAATGAATAGACCAAGGTCACAACTACATTAGAATACGACACTGAAAAATCATTCAACGTGACAAGCGGTAGAGCGGCAGGGTCGAAATGAGGCACATACGAACCACAAGCCAAGACCAGAAGGGGAGTCGGAGAGAGGAGCGCGATGCCCACCCTGAGGACAGGCTCAACATCCGAATGGATGAACGATAATACGTCAAAAAAATCCCTAGGCGAAAAACGAAGATAAATCTGCCAATTATCATCGTGAACCATGTGAGTACAGTGCTACAAAATATCAAAGAGGATGAAAAGGGAGAACAAAAAGCGTCTTAAGATAGAGCCTTGTAGAATCCTCAAGTCAATCTTAGCCCAGAATGAGAGTTGCCTATCTGAACACAACCTGTGTTCTACCTTGTAAGTAAAATGCCATCCACCGAAGGACATCTTGAGAAAAGCCAAATTTGGCTGACTTGGCTGACAGAATACCATGAGGGATGGTATCGAACGCTTTTCTAAAGTCAAACAGTACCAGCCTAAGAAGAACAGGTTGTGTACTGTAACGTTAAACTGCTGTCACCCTCAGACGAGGACTTACCGTTCACACTTTGGCGTGATTCTCTAACTATTCTGAATTCAAATAAACAATATCAAAACGTACtcgttgggcgccagacgcttCAGCGTCTATTTTTAGTTAAAGATACGATATGATaagataataattaaaaaacttgTTGTATGGCTTACCAGGCTCAAGTACTTACACGAACTGGTAGAGTGGCGTTATTCCAGGACAGCTAGCAATAGGCGaacaaatacataaataaactgaagtcgatttttattataaatcgATAGTTGACAAAATTGACGATAGCTTGGAACGGCAGTGACCAAAGAATAAGACAAAGTTGTCAATTGATAGTAACTGACAATACGTTAATTACCCAGAATCTATAGCTTAAATGAGAGAATTTTAATTgaggtaaaatgtggaagcAAATTTACGAGAAACTAATCTATAAATAATCGAACTGATAAATTGTACGATATTTAAAGATCCGAGATTATTCGCAGACAAGACTATGAGAGATATTGAGAGGTTGAGAGAGGTTTTTGCGGGATAGGaaaatacactaaatacaccttgttataataaaattgaagataatAAGCGAAACTTAAATTAACAAAGAAAtacaatattacaaagaaattcGGGAAATATAACAAGTAATAGTCATTACAAAATGGTTAACAAGAAAATACGAAAGGTACAGTAGTATTTAGCGGCTTAATCTACGCTCGAATGTACTCCAAAGAACTTGATTTACGATACAGACCCATGCACAATAGCAAATAAAACACGATAAGCGGTACGGCAAATAAGGTATAATACTTATAATACTAGTAAGCACTACTCGTgcaaaaattaagaaaagaTAGA includes the following:
- the LOC107224448 gene encoding juvenile hormone esterase-like, with the translated sequence MFLGCQKEDLVLVLFVAIFFASSCALTGKNNRPEVTISQGILRGKTLTTRYGRNVSAFLGIPYGRPPKGDLRFTAPVAAESWNGTRDASIDGNICPQAQYDEIVGDEDCLYINVYTPHEMLSSCDPHIKVHECPKSTLFPVMVFVYGGGYVSGSFLPTSYGPEYILDKDVVLVVFNYRLGPLGFLSTGDEVASGNWGLKDQILALKWVQDNIAHFGGDPDQVTLFGQSAGGASIHLLSLTNVTIGLFHRYITQSGPALSSLAYLPRATCARHAFKLGEYVGCYNGTSDSLINCLRTVNISDIIAAYPKFHVWESYPFSVWTPTDELDMEGAVLTASPANLISAGHIRDLPWISGMTRNDGLLETAKFYVDDVLLSDFLENFDTLLPVFLMSSYAPDVVADFIEAVKLYYFNDNLTISNNVLLENLTRLVSDDFFYYPVYEAFQKQLELAVNPQYLYIFNYRGTFSNSYLETDSTANYGTAHSDDLIYLFPSEAKFSGINKTMSIMDYQMVDIMVELWTSFAINGTPSVSTSDRTTIWMPYLKEHNYLRIGNVSSVELNLEHSFFKERVQFWDSLKTTLKCGSRRNLRKRKNRPLDIRFRKRRKNSIPVC